The nucleotide sequence TCACCTCTTTTATCCTGAAGGCAACGGTAGATGCTCTTAAAGCTCACCCGGTTCTCAATGCCAGCCTTGATGGTAAAAAGATGATTTATCACCGTGATATCAACTTAGGTTTGGCGGTTGCGCTGGACTGGGGCTTGATTGTTCCTGTGATTAAAAATGCCGGTGAGCTTAACCTACTTGGACTTACGCGCCGAGCAGGTGATTTGGCTGAGCGAGCTCGCTCCAAGAAGTTAAACTTTGACGAAGTTCAAAATGGTACTTTTACCATTACGAACCCAGGTGTCTTTGGCCCGATGTTTGGTTTGCCAGTTATCAACCAGCCGCAAGTCGGTATCCTTGGCGTTGGCGCCGTTGAAAAGCGTCCTGTCGTGATTGATGATATGATTGCGATTCGAACCCGTGCATACATGGCGATGTCTTTTGATCACCGTCTTGTAGATGGTGCGGATGCAGATCATTTTATGAAGCGCATCAAGACCGGCATCGAGGAGTTCGACGAAAACGAGCTTTAAGTATGACTGCTGACTCTCCCCTCCGAAAGCTTCGCGTGGAGCGCATGGGTACCGTAGGTTACGAGCCCATGCATGAGCTCCAAAAGAGCCGCCACGCCGATGTTTTGGCTGGCCATCAAGACGATACGCTTTTCTTGCTCGAGCATTTGCCCGTGATTACGGCTGGAAAAAACACCGGCCGCGGGCATGTTCTCGCGGCGGAGCCAGAGCTTGCACGTCGTGGGGTAGAAATCTTTGATTCAGGTCGCGGCGGTGACGTCACTTACCATGCACCAGGACAGATTGTCGGTTACCCGATTGTTCACCTCGCCGAGGGCGAGCGCGATATTCGAAAATATGTCTGTAATTTGGAAGAAGTCCTGATTCGCACTGCGAAGGATTTTGGGATTGTAGCGGCCCGTGTAGATGGAATGCGCGGCATTTGGGTTGGCAATGACAAATTGGCTGCCGTTGGTGTACGAATATCACGTTGGACAACGATGCATGGCTTCGCGCTGAACGTAACCACAGATTTAGATGGTTTTGATTTGATTGTACCTTGTGGCCTTCAGGGGCGCGGTGTAACGAGCTTAGAGAAGTTGCTCGGACAAGCACCTTCTTTAGTAGACGTGGAAAATAGATTAGCGCATCATTGTGGTGATGTTTTAGGTCGAACGCTTGAAGAAGCTTCACCTTCCTCGTTGCCTCAAGTTCCTGAGGATATTGCAACCGGTAGCAGCAAGCAGGTCGGTGGAGTAAGTTGATGGCAGAAGCAGTTGAGCCCTTGATTCAAATAGGCAAGCGGGCGGCTATTCCCAAGAAAGGTGAAGCTGCGCGGCGACCACCTTGGCTGCGCGTTAAAGTGCGCCAGAATGAAACCTTTGACGAGGTGACTTCGCTTCTCAAAGGACTCAAACTCAACACAGTTTGTGAAGAGGCACGATGCCCGAATATTTGGGAGTGCTGGGGAGAGCACCGAACTGCAACGTTTATGATTCTCGGTGAAATTTGTACCAGAGCCTGCCGCTATTGCTCTGTGACAAGTGCAAAGCCCACGGGGCTTGATTTAGAAGAGCCTGAGAACGTGGCAGAGGCAGTTGAAAAAATGAAGCTCGCTCATGCCGTACTAACGAGTGTGGATCGAGACGACTTACCTGACTTTGGCGCAGGCCACTGGGTAGAAACCATTGAAGCGATCAAGCGCCGAAGCCCCGAAACGAAGATTGAGATCCTTACCCCCGATTACAACGGCGATTGGAATCAGCTCAGACGGGTCTTGGATACCCATGTGGACGTGTTTAGCCACAATATGGAAACAGTACCTCGGCTCTACCGCCGGCTTCGCTCTAAAGGGATTTACGAGCGTTGTTTAGATCTCTTGAATGAACTCGATAAATACCGAGTTGAGCAGCAAATTCAGATGACCACGAAAACGGGCATCATCTGCGGAATGGGTGAAGAGATTCCTGAGATTTTAGAAGTGATGGACGATCTTCGAAAAGTGAATGTGGATGTTCTCACAATGGGACAGTATTTAAACCCCACGAAAAAGCACCTCCCCATCGCACGGTTTTATACTCCGGAAGAGTTTGAGATGCTTAAAGAAGAGGGGCTCAAACGCGGCTTCAAATCCGTGGTGAGTGGCCCACTGGTTCGCAGCTCGTATCATGCCCATGAGCATGTTCCGCAGGCCTTGGAGTCCGAGAGCAAGTAAGTGAAAAAAAAGCGCCGGGTAGGCGCTTTTTTAATGTCTTAATAGGTTGGTAAGTCAGGATCGACTTCTTCACTCCAGGCCCTGATTCCGCCTCGTAGATTTTTCAGAGTCCCAAAGCCATTGTCTTGCAAAATTTTGTAGGCCTTTTTCGAGCGACCTCCCATTTTACAATAAATGATGACTTCATCGCTGCCACGAATTTCACTCAAACGGCTTTGAATCTGTCCTAAGGGTATCAGCGTTGCCCCTTCGATATGGCAGATGTCCCATTCATGAGGCTCCCGCACATCGATAAGATGAAGGTGATTTGTTTTGAGCCGCTCTTTGAGTGCGAGTGGTTCAATATCGACAACTCCGCCGTCATCTTCTGCGCTGCTTTCATGATCGTTGGCCGGTACACCACAAAACTGCTGATAATCGATAAGTTCGGTGATGGGTTTGGCTTCGGGATCTCGGCGCAATTTAAACTCTTTAAACGACATATTCATGGCGTCATAGGTGAGCAGGCGACCGGATAACGTGGTGCCTGTTCCCAAAATGATTTTGATTGTTTCCGTTGCTTGGATACAGCCCACAACACCCGGGAGAATTCCCAAGACGCCTCCCTCTGCGCACGATGGCACAAGTCCAGGTGGCGGCGGCTCCGGATAGAGGTCACGGTAATTGGGACCGCCCTCATAGTTAAACACTGTGCATTGACCATCGAATTTAAAGATGGAGCCATACACGTTGGGTTTGTCTAAAAGCACGCAGGCGTCGTTGACGAGATAGCGGGTTGGGAAATTATCGGTTCCGTCTACAACCACGTCGTAAGGTTCGAAAATACGAAGCGCGTTCTCGCTGGTGAGAGCTTCGTCATAAAGGTCCACCTGAATATGCGGATTGATATCTAGGATACGCTCCTTGGCGGACTCTACCTTGAGCTTACCCACAGTAGAGGTTCCATGAATGACCTGGCGCTGAAGATTGGATTCATCAACAACATCGAAATCCATGATGCCAATACGACCCACACCGGCTGCCGCTAAATAAAGTAGCAGGGGCGAACCGAGCCCACCTGTCCCTACGCAGAGCACCGAGCTGTTTTTTAATTTGGTTTGCCCTTCCATGCCGACCTCTTCAAGAATGAGGTGCCTGGAATAGCGTTGTATCTCTTCATTGGTTAACGCGCTCACGTCTTAGCCTCCTGCAATCGAGGGAATGATGCTCAATGCATCGCTTGAGGCGAGTACCGTGGCTCGTTTATCCAAAAATCGGATGTCTTCATCGTTAAGATAAACATTGACGAAGCTACGCAGCTCTCCATCTTCTCCAAATAGATGTCGTTTAAGATCTGGGTACTGCGAGGTCAAATCGCTGAGGGCATCGCCCACAGTTGCGCCTGCGACGCTGACTTCAGAATTCTTGCCCGCATAAGGGCGAAGAGGGGTTGGTAGTGCAATTGTAGCCATAATTTACTCCATCCGGTCGTGCCGGCCATTTATATGTGAGTCAATAACTTATATATGCGTTCTGTTTGGTGGTTTGCAAGAAGATAGATTCAGAATTTTATTCAGAAAGAGGTCATTTTTATGAATGATTTCCTTAATGATCGGAATAAACGTCCAAGAGAGGCCCTCTTGAAACTCAAAGTTGAGCTTTAGCCGCTCAATGGTGTAATGACCGTTGCAACTAATCGGATCTTCGAGGGGAAGAGAAATATGTCGCAGAGCAACACGAATTTAGTCTGGGTTGATTTAGAAATGACCGGGCTATGCCCAGAAACCTGCGTGATTGTGGAAGTTGCCATGATTATCACGAATCGGGAACTCAAGGTTATTGATAAGCCTCTGAATGTAGCTGTTTGGCAGCCTCCAGAAGTTTTGAGCCGTATGGAGCCCTATGTGGCTAATATGCATAAGAATAGTGGCTTGATGGCTCGAATCGAGCAGAGCCGTTTGTCTCTGGCTGGTGCCGAAAAGCAGATGATGGAGCTGATGACCAAGCACTGCGCTTATGGAACCGCGCCTTTGTGCGGCAATACCATCGGCCAAGATCGTCGCTTTCTTGTGAAGTATATGCCGCAGGTCGATGGCTACTTACATTACCGAAATATTGATGTTTCAACCGTCAAAGAGCTTGGACTCTGGTGGTACGGCGCTAAATACATCAAACCAGACGATGGAAAGCACACCGCGTTGCACGACATTCAGCAATCCATCGAAGAGATGCGCTATCTTCGGGGCTCTGTCTTCAAATAGTCGACGAAATCGCTGATTTATCCTTCCCAAGATCTCTTGCCCACTTAGCAAAGCCGCGATATATGCGCGCGCATGCTTGATATCATGAGAAAAAAGAGCGGCTCTGTTGTGATGTATTTCATCCTCGGTGCTATTATTTTGGTTTTTACCTTCACCTTCGGTCCCAGCGCGGGTCCAACATGTGGAGGCAGCAGCGACGACTATGCGGCCTTGGTCGATGGTGATCCAATTCGCCAGCAAGATTTCGCAGTCTTTTATCAACAACGTGTTGATCAAATGCGCCAGTCACTCGCAGGCAGCGGGCAAGATCTTGACCCTGAATTCCTAGAGCGTCTCGGTTTACGCAAGCAGGTACTCGACGGACTGATTGACCGTAAGCTTTTGGCTCATGAAGCTGCAAGCCGCGGCTTGAGTGTTTCCGATGACGAACTCTTGAAGTACATGAAAGAAAACTTCGGCCTCGAGAACGTAACTGGGGAACAGTTCGAAGCTTTCGTCACGCGTTATTACCGAATGCCGGTTTGGCGTTTCGAAGAAGATGTTCGCAGTGAGATTTTAGGTCAGAAGATTGCTGATGTTATCACTGACAACCTCGCAGTGAGTGAACCGCAGGTTAAGCAAGATTACTTCAAAGAGTATGACCGTGTGATGGTTAGCTTTGTTCGCTTTGATGTGAAGTCGAAAGACCAAGCTGAGCCAAGCGCTGAGCAAATTGCGACACTCCTAAAAGATGAAGCTGAAGCTGTTCAGGCTCGCTTCTCAAAGGATGCTCCTCTTTACCAAACACCAAAGCAGGTAAGAGCACGCCAGATTCTTCGCAAGCTGGAGCGCGATGCTTCTGACGAAGAAATTGCGGCAGCGATGAAGTACTTGGCTGAAGTGAAGACGAAGCTTGATGCTGGTGCGAAGTTTGAAGAGCTCGCGAAGACAGAGTCTCAAGATGAGTCTACCGCCGGCAAAGGTGGCGACATGGGATTTTTCAGCCGTACACAGGTTGTGAAGACTGTGGCCGATGCTGCTTTCTCACTGAAAATTGGAGAAACAACTGCGATGCCGGTTAAGACACGTTTAGGTGTTCACCTGATTCGAGTTGAGCAAATCAAAGAGTCCACCACGCAAGGCTTTGACGACGTAAAAGAAAAAGTTGCAGCTTCTATGCTCAAGGAGCGGGCGGCTCAGTCCACCACGATGGCTACCGCGCAAGCGATGATCGATGCTGTTCAAGGTGGCAAGACGCTAGAAGAACTGACTCAGACAGAAGCTCAGGCACGGGAAAATCCTGAAGCGACATTGCCTCTGGCACGTGTAAGCCCATGGATTCGTAAAACTGATACTTCTATTCCGCGCATTGGTTTCTCAGAAGAGTTTCACAAGGCTGTCTTTGCACTTACCGAAGATGCACCTTTGGTGGCAACGCCGTACAAAGTGGGCAATGCTTACTTTGTGGCTGAATACGTAACCCGTGAAGAGCCTACTGATGAAGGTTTCAACGAGCGTAAAGAGAGCCTCATGAAGCAAGCGGTCTCCAGCAAGCGTCAGCGTGTACTGCGCGACTGGATCGGCCACCTTCGAAGTGAAGCAACGGTTGAGCTTAACCCAAGTATCCTTGGCGACGGCGCATAAAGATCTGAATCTGCCGGTGTAAAGCCGGCAGAACCAACCTCTCTTTCTATACCCCCACAAAATCTACGACGTGAATTTGGTCCCGATTGATCTTGGCCATGTCCGCACCCCTGCGTTTTGGCTCTACCTTGATCGTGGTTGAGTTGCATATTGTTAGATTAAAACCGAGGTATTTCAGTAGTTTAAGTCATTTTGGGTTTGAGGCGTGCATTGTTTGATCCAGGCCTACGAATTTTAATGAAAATCACGCAACATTTCGGTCGCCTCGCCGATACATATTCTATCGCACATCTGATGCGTGAGGCGCGCTCTATAGTGTGTTGTAATAATGGTTGAGGGAATTCCATGATCGATGGCCCAGGTGCAGCAAATCCAAGTTTAAAAGTTCCGGCACTGCGACAGGCCGAGACCGAAGAGATCTCGAAGCAGAAGCCAGTAAGCACGCCGAGTCCGGTCCAAGGTCCGTCACCGGCGACTCAGGCTCCGGTTGGCCCAGCTGCCGATACATTCTCAACTCAGCTTACAACCAAAGGTCTCTCCACTCTCGAATCGTCTGAACAGTCCCTACTTTCGACAGAATCCGGCGACGGACGTCCCACAGGCCCGCGACAAGCTGCGGCTAAAGATCCCGTGCTTAACAATTGCGAACGCATTGCACCGCAAGAAGGCGAAACCTGGGGCGAAGTGATAAAGCGGCATTATGGGGCAGAGTTAAGCCCAGGTTTGGTGGCGAGAATTGCTCAGGCCAACGGACAGCGCGATGATATGCGTCCGCCAAAGATTGTGGCCATGCCGGCAGCAAAAGACCTCTTCTATGAATTGCACCCGGCTGAGCGCGGCGCATCTCGTAAGATCATTCATTCTGCAAAGTTTGTCTTGGTTGAACCAGGCCAAAGTATCGAAGATGTCATTAAGCAGCACTACAAAGTAAAGAACCCCAAAGCACTCAAGGGTTTGGCCGAGGCAACGCAGTACCTCAACGATGCCTCGCGCTACGGCGCTACTCCAAGTGTTATCGCTTTACCATCGCTCAAACATTTAGGTGGCTTGCTTTCACGGATGCGCGCAGAAGTTGAAGCGGTTGAAGCACGCCGTTCCACTGTAGATGAAGTGGCAATTCTGCCGCCGCTGCCACCTTCAGCAGGTCGTAAATTACGAGACCTCCTCACCACCGATAAGAAAAAGCTA is from Deltaproteobacteria bacterium and encodes:
- the lipB gene encoding lipoyl(octanoyl) transferase LipB, with product MTADSPLRKLRVERMGTVGYEPMHELQKSRHADVLAGHQDDTLFLLEHLPVITAGKNTGRGHVLAAEPELARRGVEIFDSGRGGDVTYHAPGQIVGYPIVHLAEGERDIRKYVCNLEEVLIRTAKDFGIVAARVDGMRGIWVGNDKLAAVGVRISRWTTMHGFALNVTTDLDGFDLIVPCGLQGRGVTSLEKLLGQAPSLVDVENRLAHHCGDVLGRTLEEASPSSLPQVPEDIATGSSKQVGGVS
- the lipA gene encoding lipoyl synthase, encoding MAEAVEPLIQIGKRAAIPKKGEAARRPPWLRVKVRQNETFDEVTSLLKGLKLNTVCEEARCPNIWECWGEHRTATFMILGEICTRACRYCSVTSAKPTGLDLEEPENVAEAVEKMKLAHAVLTSVDRDDLPDFGAGHWVETIEAIKRRSPETKIEILTPDYNGDWNQLRRVLDTHVDVFSHNMETVPRLYRRLRSKGIYERCLDLLNELDKYRVEQQIQMTTKTGIICGMGEEIPEILEVMDDLRKVNVDVLTMGQYLNPTKKHLPIARFYTPEEFEMLKEEGLKRGFKSVVSGPLVRSSYHAHEHVPQALESESK
- the orn gene encoding oligoribonuclease, translating into MSQSNTNLVWVDLEMTGLCPETCVIVEVAMIITNRELKVIDKPLNVAVWQPPEVLSRMEPYVANMHKNSGLMARIEQSRLSLAGAEKQMMELMTKHCAYGTAPLCGNTIGQDRRFLVKYMPQVDGYLHYRNIDVSTVKELGLWWYGAKYIKPDDGKHTALHDIQQSIEEMRYLRGSVFK